The genomic window GTCGCATCGGCATCGGCTGGATGCTCTTCGCCGTCGTCGGCGCCTGCTGCACCGCGATCATCGGCGTCGCCCAGTACAAGCGCGGTGACGGCCTCCCCGACCCCGAGTCCGTCTTCATCAGCCTCGGACAGCTCTTCTTCCACCCGCTCGTGGCCGGCTTCATGCTGGCGGCCATCCTCGCGGCCATCATGTCGACGATCTCGAGCCAGCTGCTCGTCACCTCCTCGGCCCTCATCGAGGACCTCTACGGGGCGATCACCAAGCAGAAGGTCTCGGGCGGCCGCCTCGTGCTCTACTCGCGGATGAGCGTCTTCGCCATCGCCGTCATCGCCGCGGTCCTGGCCTGGGAACAGAACGACACGATCCTCAACCTCGTCGCCTTCGCCTGGGCCGGCTTCGGAGCGTCCTTCGGGCCGACGGTGCTGCTCGCGCTCTACTGGAAGCGTCTCACCGCCAACGGCGCCTTCTGGGGCATGATCACCGGCGCCGTCGTCGTCTTCGTGTGGGGCAACCTGTCCGGCGGGATCTTCGAGCTCTACGAGATCCTGCCCGGCTTCCTGGTCAACCTCGTCGTCGCCTGGCTCGTGTCCCTGCGCGGGACCGTGCGCCCGGAGATCGAGGAGGAGTTCGACGCCGCCGTGGCGGCCACGCGCTGAGACCCACGCGTCCGGGCGGTCTCCCGCACGTGCCGACCCGGTGAGAACGACGACGCCGCCCGCGGACCATGACGGTCCGCGGGCGGCGTCGTGCCGCGGAGGCCGAGGTGCGCGGGACGCCTCCGCGCCGCACCGCGCACGCGTGCGCCCGGGTGGTGGGGGAGCCGCGTGTGGGCGGCTCGCCGGGGCCGGCGGAACTGGCCCGACGGTGCGGAGGGGGCTAGTGTTCGAGCAGCACACGTGCTCCGGGGTCGGTGAAAGTCCGAGCCGGCGGTGACAGTCCGCGACCCGAGAGCGTCCTCCGTCGGAGGCCGCGATCGGTTGAGCTGGTGGAACTCCAGCACCGACGGTGAGAGTCCGGATGGGAGGAAGCACGAGGCACCCGGCGTCCGCGCCGGTCGGGCCTGCCAGCGGCGGGCCGGGGCGCACAGCGCGTGCCGTGCGGGCGCGAGCCTCCGCCGTCGGCGGCCCGCCCGTCACCCCGGAGACGCCCGGGGCGAGCGCCCCGGGACCAGCCGGGAGAACCACGAGTGAACCGCTCGACGCAGCACGCGACCGACGGCGCAGCCAGCACAGCCGTCCCGCGCAGCCCCACGCCCGAGACCGCGCCGCACCCCGCAGGACGCACGGCCGACGCAGGCACGCGGCGCCCGGGCCCGGGCACCGGCCCGGGCCCCGCCCTCGCCCTCGGCGCGCTCATCCTCATGGTGTGGTGGGCCGTCACCGCCTCCGGCGCCGTCCCCGCCGTCTTCCTGCCCGGGCCCCTCGACGTCGCCCGCCGCCTCGTCCTCGGCATCACCCAGGGCGGGCTCCTGCCCTACGCCTGGGTGACCCTGCGCGAGGCCGTCCTCGGCTGCCTCCTCGCGGCCGCCCTCGCCCTGCCCCTGGCCTGGGCGCTGTACCGCTGGCAGCTCTTCTCCCGCACCGTCCTGCCCTACGTCGCCGCCTCCCAGGCCGTCCCCGCCATCGCCATGGCGCCCCTGCTGGTCCTGTGGATCGGCTACGGCACGCTCCCGGTCGTCATCCTGTGCGCCTTCATGGTGTTCTTCCCCATCACCGTCACGGTCCTGCTCGGCCTGCGCGGCCTGGACGCCGACGTCCTCGACGCCGCCCGGCTCGACGGCGCCTCCGGGCTCGCGCTCGTGCGCTACATGGAGCTGCCGATGGCCCTGCCCGGGATCCTCTCCGGCCTGCGCACCGGCTTCACTTTGTCCGTCACCGGCGCCGTCGTCGGCGAGATGACGATGGGAGGGGAGGGCCTGGGCATGGTCCTGTCCCACCAGCGCGACGCCGTCGACACCACCGGCCTCTTCGCGACGATCGTCCTGCTGTGCCTCATGGCGATGACGATCCACTGGTGCTTGCACGAGCTCGAGCGCCGCAGCCGCGTCGTCGACGCCATGCGCGGGCGCCGCGCCACCTGACCGGCCCCCCACCGACCGCTCAGCCACCACCCACCTCACCATCGCCCTGACCCGTCCGTCCCGGAAGGCCCCATCATGACCACCACCCCCGACGTCTCCCGCCGTTCCCTCCTCGCCGGAGGAGCCACCGCCGGAGCGCTCGCCCTCCTCGCCGCCTGCTCGTCGGGCACCGCCGCCAAGTCGGCCGCGAGCGCCTCCACGTCCGCCGGCACCGGCGGCTCCGGCCTCGTCATCGGCCTCACGTACACGCCCACCGTCCAGTTCGCCCCCTTCTACATGGCGCTGGCCGGCGGCAAGTACGCCTCCAGCGTGAGCCTGCGCCACCACGGCGCCCAGGAGGGCCAGTTCGACGCGCTCCTCGCCGGCACCGAGCAGCTCGTCGTCGCCGGCGCGGACGAAGCCGCCGTCGCAGCCTCCAACGGCAATGGACTCGTCGCCGTCGGAGGCTTCTACCAGGCCTACCCCGGCTGCGTCATCGTCCCCGAGAGCTCCGACATCACCACCCTCGCCGACCTCAAGGGCCGCACCATCGGCACCCCCGGCAGGACCGGCGAGACCTGGTACACGCTCGAGGTCGCGCTCAAGACCGCCGGGCTCACCGAGGACGACGTCACCATCCAGGAGATCGGCTTCACTCAGCAGGCCGCCCTCGCCGGCGGCAAGGTCGACGCCATCGTCGGCTACTCCAACAACGACGCCGTCCAGATCGCGCAGAACGGCACGAAGGTCCGCACCATCGCCGCCGCCGCTGACGTCCCGCTCGTCGGCGCCTCGCTCGTCACCACGAGGGACTACCTCGCCGCCCACCGCGAGGAGCTCGCCGACGCGGTCACCGCCTCCGCCGCCGGGATGGCGCTGTTCGTCGACGACCCCGACGGCGCCGTCACCGCCACGAAGAAGTACGTGACCGACCTCGCCGACTCGACGCAGGCGGCCAACGCCCGCGAGGTCGCCCTCGCCACCGGGAAGCTCATCCGGCCCGAGGACTCGACGGTCGTCGGCTCCCTGCGCAGCGAGGAGGTCGGCGCCATGATCACCTTCCTGGGCGGCCAGGGGCTGCTCGGCTCGACCTCGCTCACCGCCGACGACGTCTGCGACCCGCTGCTGAGTGCGTGAGGGTGGCGCCTCCTGGGGGGCAACGGCTTTCGGAAATCGGGCGAGAGGCGCCGGTCTCGCGCGTGTGCCGCAACACCTGTGACATAGTTTTCGACGATATATCGGGCACGTGACATGAGGCATAGAAGTGACGATCGTGACGGCTCGTTCGCTCCCAGCTACATCTCGATATCGTAATTCGTTTCGAGTGGCAGGTGCTCTGACCTGCTCATATGGTTGACCTCGATCGAACGACACAGATCGATAGTCATCGGCTCGTCCGGTGACGTCGGGATCGGTACCCATAGGAGGAACCACATGACCACGAACGAGCGTTTCGACACCATCCTCGACTCCACCGTCATCGACCAGGACGGCGACAAGATCGGCAAGGTCGGCCAGCTGTTCCTCGACGACCAGACCGGTGAGCCCACGTGGGTCACCGTCTCCACCGGTCTGTTCGGCACCAAGGAGACCTTCGTCCCGCTCCAGGGAGCCAGCATCGCCGGAGACGAGATCCGCGTCCCCTACGAGAAGGGCTTCGTCAAGGACGCCCCCAACGTGGACGTCGACGAGCACCTCTCCACCGTCCAGGAGGACGAGCTCTACCGCTACTACAACCTCGGCGGCACCACCACCGGCTACGCCGGCACCGAGCGCACCGCGGGCACCGACCGCGCCGCCGCCGGCCACGTCGACGAGGGCCGCACCGCCGAGTACGCGGACCGCGACCGCGCCGCCCGCACCGACGCCGCCGACGGCTCCGTCGTCGCCCACGAGGAGCGCCTCAACGTCGGCACCGAGCAGCGCGAGACCGGCAAGGTCCGCCTGCGCAAGTACGTCGTGACCGAGACCCAGTCCGTCGAGGTCCCCGTCCAGCGCGAGGAGCTGCGCGTCGAGCGCGAGCCCATCAACGAGCGCGTCACCGGTGACGACGTCATCGGCGAGGACGTCTCCGACGGCGAGACCATCACCCTCCACGAGGAGGTCCCGGTCGTCTCCAAGGAGACCGTCGCCACCGAGCGCGTCTCGGTCGGCAAGGAGACCGTCCAGGACACCGAGACCGTCCAGGCCGAGGTCGCCAAGGAGCAGGTCGAGGTCGAGGGCGACGAGTCCCTCCGCAACGGCCAGCACCGCTGACCAACCGCTGACCCGGGGCGCTGAGCCCCGCCCCTCAGGCTCGCCCTGGGGCGACGACCGGGGCGCGACTGGACGCGCACCTGGCCGCGGACCTCGAGACCCGGATGCGCGAGCACGACGGCCTGCCGCCGCGCAGCGACCGCGGCTGAGCCCGCTTCCCGCCGGGGCGGCCGCACCGCACCTGCACCGCCCCCTCGCACGGGCGTGGCGCCGAAGGACGACGGCGGGGCGGGAACCGAGTGGTTCCCGCCCCGCCGTCGTCGTGCCCAGGGGCGTCGGGCGCTCCTCAGAGGCGGCAGGCGACGAGCGCCGTCACGAGGATGGCGCGGGCACCGACCTCGTAGAGCTCGTCCATGACCCGGTTGACGTCCTTGCGGGGCACCATGGCGCGCACCGCGACCCAGTCGGGGTTCTGCAGCGGCGAGACCGTCGGGGACTCCAGCCCGGGGGTAATCGCCGTGGCGACGTCGAGGTCGTTCATCGGGATGTCGTAGTCGACGAGCACGTAGGAGCGGGCCCGCAGGACGCCCTCGAGGCGGCGCACGAGCGTCGCGAGGGCGGGCTCGTCGCGGTACTGCTCAGTGGTGATGAGGACGGCCTCGCTGGCGAGGATCGGCTCGCCGAAGGTCTCCAGCCCCGCGGCGCGCAGCGTCGTGCCGGTCTCGACGACGTCGGCGATGAGGTCCGCGACCCCGAGCTGGACGGAGGACTCGACGGCGCCGTCGAGGTGGACGGTCTCGGTGTGCACGCCCTGGGACTCCAGGTAGGAGCGCACGAGCACGTCGTAGGACGTGGCGACGCGCTTGCCCTCGACGTCGTCGAGGGTGCTCATCGTCCCGGCCGGGGCGGCGAAGCGGAAGGTGGAGCGTGCGAAGCCGAGGGGCAGGTGCTCGACGGCGTCGACACCGGAGTCCAGGAGGAGGTCGCGGCCGGTGATGCCGGCGTGGACGGTGCCCTGCCCGACGTAGACGGCGATGTCGCGGGGGCGCAGGAAGAAGAGCTCGACGTCGTCGGCCTCGTCGACCAGGACGAGCTCGCGGCCGGTGCGGCGGGTGCGGTAGCCGGCCTCCTTGAGCATGGTGGTGGCGGGCTCGGACAGTGAGCCCTTGTTCGGGACGGCGATGCGCAGCATGGGCGTGGTGGTCCTGTCGGTGCGGGTGGGGCTGACGGGTGCTGGGGTCCCAGCAGGTGCTGGGGGAGCGGGGCGCGGGCCCGGCGCTCACAGGTACTTGTAGACGTCCTCGAGGCTGTAGCCCTTGGCGATCATCATGACCTGGGCGTGGTAGAGCAGCTGGCTGATCTCCTCGCAGGCGGCGGCGTCGGACTCGTGCTCGCAGGCCATCCAGGACTCGGCCGCCTCCTCGACGAGCTTCTTGCCGATGAAGTGAACGCCCTTGTCGAGCTCCTCGACGGTGCCGGAGCCGGCGGGGCGCTCCGCGGCCTTGGTGCTGAGCTCGGAGAAAAGGTCCTCGAAGGTCTTCATGGGCCCAAGGCTAGCGGGCGCGCCCGTGGCGCCACCCGGCTTCCCGCTGGATGGTCCCTCACGCGCGACTCGGCGCGCCTTCCGCGGGACGCCGCGCCGTGCGCGGCGGGGTGCCGGCCCCACACGTGATCGGCGATCACTCGGCCCCCGCGCGAGCCGCTCGGCGCCATCCCGACCGGAGGACCAGGAGCGCCACGACCGTGACGAGGACGCTGAGCAGGACGACCTCCGTCCACGTCCCCGGGTGGGAGGCGGCGACGGCCGACCAGCCCCACGGCGCCCAGCGCCACAGCGCCCCGGAGAGGGCCTCGTTGCCCGCCACGACGAGTGAGTCGAGGACCCCGAACACCGTGAGCGCGATCGCCGCGCCCAGCCCGAGGCGCTGCGCCACCGCCATCGTGACGGCCACGACCATCGCCGCCACGAAGGGGGCGGTCAGCACCGCGTAGAGCGGGGAACCGGAGCCTCCCGTGACGACCGGGGCGCCGACGGCGGCGACGACGCCCACGACCACGAGGACGGCGCCGAGAACGGCGGCTGGCACGGAGACGAGCGCGGTCACGAGGCGGCCCGGGGAGCGGCGGGTCACCAGGAGGCGCCACGGCTCGGCGACGGCGCGCCACGCCATCGTCCCGACGGCCGCTCCGGCGACCGGCACGCCGAGGAGCGCGAGGACGTCAGTGGCCCGTGCCGGCGAGTACACGACGTGGACGACGGCGACGGCGGCGAGGAGGAGGACGGACAGGGCCGCCCAGGTGCCCCAGGGCAGGGCCGGTGCCAGGGCGCGCGCCGTCGCCGGGCGGCGTCGGAGCCCGGCAGCGTCGAGGGACCAGACAGCCCCGTGGGGCGACGGCGCGCCGACGGCGCTGCTCGCGGGCCGGACGGTGGCGCTGCTGGGCTCGGCGCGGTCGGGACCGAAGACATCGCCGACGGACGCGGACGTCTCCGACGGTGCGGCGACGCCTCGGGAAGCCGACCGGCGGGACCCGCCGACGGGGCTGCGGCGCGCGAGCAGGGCCGTCCGTCCCGGACGCTCGAGCGCCAGGAGCGCCAGCACCGCGAGGGCCCCGAGGAGGAGGGTGAGAGGGAAGGCCGGCCACACGGGGAAGCCCCAGGCCGCGGCGCCCGGCTCGAGGTTGACCGAGTTGCCGTGCACGCCCATGAGCGGCAGGAGGCTGCGGACGGTCCACGTCCACGGCTCGACCGCCCACGACGGGCTCTCGGCGCGCACCGCGCCGACCGCGGACCACACGAAGCCGAGCACCGGCGCGACGCCCAGGGCCGCGCCCCGCAGGAGCCTGGCCGCGAGAAGGCCCCACGAGGCGGAGGCGGCCTGCGCGAGGGCGAGCAGGACCACGAGCGTGCTCCACGTGCCGACGGGGCCCCAGCCCTGCCCGGTGAGCAGCGACTGCAACACGGCCGGGCCGAACACGGCCACCTGGCAGGCGAGGGCGCCGAGCGCGAGAACGCTGAGACGGGCGAGCACGACGCGGCGTCCGCTCACGTCGCGCCAGGCGGTGCCGCCCTGACGGCAGCGGCACTCGCGATACTCGGCGAGCGCCCCCGTGAGGGCCCCGAGCGGGACGAGCACTGCGAAGGGGTAG from Actinomyces radicidentis includes these protein-coding regions:
- a CDS encoding ABC transporter permease; translation: MVWWAVTASGAVPAVFLPGPLDVARRLVLGITQGGLLPYAWVTLREAVLGCLLAAALALPLAWALYRWQLFSRTVLPYVAASQAVPAIAMAPLLVLWIGYGTLPVVILCAFMVFFPITVTVLLGLRGLDADVLDAARLDGASGLALVRYMELPMALPGILSGLRTGFTLSVTGAVVGEMTMGGEGLGMVLSHQRDAVDTTGLFATIVLLCLMAMTIHWCLHELERRSRVVDAMRGRRAT
- a CDS encoding ABC transporter substrate-binding protein, coding for MTTTPDVSRRSLLAGGATAGALALLAACSSGTAAKSAASASTSAGTGGSGLVIGLTYTPTVQFAPFYMALAGGKYASSVSLRHHGAQEGQFDALLAGTEQLVVAGADEAAVAASNGNGLVAVGGFYQAYPGCVIVPESSDITTLADLKGRTIGTPGRTGETWYTLEVALKTAGLTEDDVTIQEIGFTQQAALAGGKVDAIVGYSNNDAVQIAQNGTKVRTIAAAADVPLVGASLVTTRDYLAAHREELADAVTASAAGMALFVDDPDGAVTATKKYVTDLADSTQAANAREVALATGKLIRPEDSTVVGSLRSEEVGAMITFLGGQGLLGSTSLTADDVCDPLLSA
- a CDS encoding DUF2382 domain-containing protein; this translates as MTTNERFDTILDSTVIDQDGDKIGKVGQLFLDDQTGEPTWVTVSTGLFGTKETFVPLQGASIAGDEIRVPYEKGFVKDAPNVDVDEHLSTVQEDELYRYYNLGGTTTGYAGTERTAGTDRAAAGHVDEGRTAEYADRDRAARTDAADGSVVAHEERLNVGTEQRETGKVRLRKYVVTETQSVEVPVQREELRVEREPINERVTGDDVIGEDVSDGETITLHEEVPVVSKETVATERVSVGKETVQDTETVQAEVAKEQVEVEGDESLRNGQHR
- the hisG gene encoding ATP phosphoribosyltransferase; the encoded protein is MLRIAVPNKGSLSEPATTMLKEAGYRTRRTGRELVLVDEADDVELFFLRPRDIAVYVGQGTVHAGITGRDLLLDSGVDAVEHLPLGFARSTFRFAAPAGTMSTLDDVEGKRVATSYDVLVRSYLESQGVHTETVHLDGAVESSVQLGVADLIADVVETGTTLRAAGLETFGEPILASEAVLITTEQYRDEPALATLVRRLEGVLRARSYVLVDYDIPMNDLDVATAITPGLESPTVSPLQNPDWVAVRAMVPRKDVNRVMDELYEVGARAILVTALVACRL
- a CDS encoding phosphoribosyl-ATP diphosphatase, giving the protein MKTFEDLFSELSTKAAERPAGSGTVEELDKGVHFIGKKLVEEAAESWMACEHESDAAACEEISQLLYHAQVMMIAKGYSLEDVYKYL
- a CDS encoding ABC transporter permease; this translates as MSTTTTTLDAPAAVGAARVRRPSVLRAELLRQHRTFTWGASLVGLAVALFYVRLAASATSQGLASAQGRWDGNVLGWLSFYPFAVLVPLGALTGALAEYRECRCRQGGTAWRDVSGRRVVLARLSVLALGALACQVAVFGPAVLQSLLTGQGWGPVGTWSTLVVLLALAQAASASWGLLAARLLRGAALGVAPVLGFVWSAVGAVRAESPSWAVEPWTWTVRSLLPLMGVHGNSVNLEPGAAAWGFPVWPAFPLTLLLGALAVLALLALERPGRTALLARRSPVGGSRRSASRGVAAPSETSASVGDVFGPDRAEPSSATVRPASSAVGAPSPHGAVWSLDAAGLRRRPATARALAPALPWGTWAALSVLLLAAVAVVHVVYSPARATDVLALLGVPVAGAAVGTMAWRAVAEPWRLLVTRRSPGRLVTALVSVPAAVLGAVLVVVGVVAAVGAPVVTGGSGSPLYAVLTAPFVAAMVVAVTMAVAQRLGLGAAIALTVFGVLDSLVVAGNEALSGALWRWAPWGWSAVAASHPGTWTEVVLLSVLVTVVALLVLRSGWRRAARAGAE